In one window of Posidoniimonas corsicana DNA:
- the secG gene encoding preprotein translocase subunit SecG yields the protein MENLFLIVLFLMAVFLILLVLVQRGRGGGLAGAFGGAGGSSAFGAKAGDTFTRITIWAASIWIVTCVGASYWASHRGDAFGKAKPSTVSSSIDLSEPGMTGSGEDTDAETAANEDETPGAGLPADSGDEGPAMEGPSDDAADAPAEDE from the coding sequence ATGGAAAACCTATTCCTGATCGTGCTCTTCCTGATGGCGGTCTTCCTGATCCTGCTGGTGCTGGTGCAGCGCGGGCGGGGCGGCGGGCTGGCTGGCGCCTTTGGCGGCGCCGGCGGGTCGAGCGCGTTCGGCGCCAAGGCCGGCGACACCTTCACCAGGATCACCATCTGGGCGGCGTCCATCTGGATCGTCACCTGCGTGGGCGCGTCTTACTGGGCTTCGCACCGCGGCGACGCCTTCGGCAAGGCCAAGCCCTCGACCGTGAGCTCGAGCATCGACCTTTCGGAGCCCGGCATGACCGGCAGTGGTGAGGACACCGACGCCGAAACGGCGGCCAACGAGGACGAGACCCCCGGCGCCGGCCTGCCGGCCGACAGCGGCGACGAAGGCCCGGCGATGGAAGGCCCGTCCGACGACGCGGCCGATGCGCCCGCCGAGGACGAGTAG
- the gmk gene encoding guanylate kinase yields MSDQPGQLVIISGPSGVGKSTIVPLVLSHFRGGLVPSVSATTRPPRPGEVDGKNYHFLSAAEFRRRLTEGEFLESVEVFGRGHWYGTLKDEVIPRLRRGVWVMLEIDVDGARRVLDEYPSALTIFIEPSSMHELERRLRARKTDTEEAIQRRLTVAAEEMQRAGEYRYRVVNDTIDGAVAEICSVLQDRGLRPTG; encoded by the coding sequence ATGTCAGACCAGCCCGGACAACTTGTTATTATCTCGGGCCCCTCGGGGGTCGGGAAGTCGACGATCGTGCCGCTGGTGCTGTCCCACTTCCGGGGCGGGTTGGTTCCGAGCGTCTCGGCCACGACCCGTCCGCCGCGTCCCGGCGAGGTGGACGGCAAGAACTACCACTTCCTGTCGGCCGCCGAGTTCCGCCGGCGGCTGACCGAGGGCGAGTTCCTCGAGTCGGTCGAGGTGTTCGGTCGCGGGCACTGGTACGGCACGCTCAAGGACGAGGTGATCCCTAGGCTCCGGCGGGGCGTCTGGGTTATGCTGGAGATCGATGTGGACGGGGCCCGGCGGGTGCTGGACGAGTACCCGTCCGCCCTAACGATCTTTATCGAGCCGTCGTCGATGCACGAGCTCGAGCGGCGGCTGCGGGCGCGCAAGACCGACACCGAAGAGGCGATCCAGCGTCGGCTCACCGTGGCCGCCGAAGAGATGCAGCGGGCCGGCGAATATCGCTACCGGGTGGTGAACGACACCATCGACGGCGCGGTCGCCGAGATCTGCTCGGTGCTGCAGGACCGCGGCCTCCGGCCCACCGGCTGA
- a CDS encoding flavoprotein, with the protein MAHEILIGVTGGVSAYKTAAAVSRLVQDGLGVTVVMTRAAREFVGPATFRALTGRKVYCEVFDADEMPLGPHIELARRAELLCVAPATADYLAKAASGLADDLLSTLTLSLTGPLLVAPAMNTEMWAKPAVQRNVATLQGDGAVVIGPGSGWLSCRDQGAGRMAEPDEIVSAVKAALKTTA; encoded by the coding sequence ATGGCACACGAAATCCTGATCGGCGTGACGGGCGGGGTCTCCGCGTACAAGACCGCCGCGGCGGTCAGCCGCTTGGTGCAGGACGGCCTTGGCGTGACCGTGGTCATGACCCGCGCGGCGCGTGAGTTCGTCGGCCCCGCCACATTCCGCGCGCTGACCGGACGCAAGGTCTACTGCGAAGTGTTCGACGCGGACGAGATGCCGCTCGGCCCGCACATCGAACTGGCCCGCCGGGCCGAGCTCTTGTGCGTCGCGCCGGCGACGGCGGACTACCTGGCCAAGGCGGCCAGCGGCCTGGCTGACGACCTGCTGTCCACGCTGACGCTGTCGCTCACCGGGCCTCTGCTGGTGGCGCCCGCGATGAACACTGAGATGTGGGCCAAGCCGGCCGTGCAACGCAACGTCGCTACGCTGCAGGGCGATGGCGCGGTGGTCATCGGACCCGGGAGCGGCTGGCTGAGCTGCCGCGACCAGGGCGCCGGCCGCATGGCCGAGCCCGATGAGATTGTCAGCGCCGTCAAGGCGGCCCTCAAGACAACCGCCTAA
- a CDS encoding DNA-directed RNA polymerase subunit omega — protein sequence MIEALKEEEIVNKVGGRFKLSTLIQKRLVALNSGARPLVDLDTPEKMEIVVQEILQDKIFLDASNEVRTVSDAPAPADEAPEFDLDSL from the coding sequence ATGATTGAAGCGCTCAAAGAAGAAGAGATCGTCAACAAGGTGGGCGGCCGCTTCAAGCTCTCGACGCTCATCCAGAAGCGTCTGGTCGCGCTAAACAGCGGCGCACGTCCGCTGGTTGATCTCGACACCCCCGAGAAGATGGAGATCGTCGTGCAGGAGATCCTGCAGGACAAGATCTTCCTGGACGCGTCGAACGAGGTGCGGACCGTCAGCGACGCGCCCGCGCCGGCGGACGAGGCGCCCGAGTTCGACCTCGACAGCCTGTAG
- the aroF gene encoding 3-deoxy-7-phosphoheptulonate synthase yields MLIILKESATDAQIDHVVERVEGLGLATHLSRGTYRTVIGVIGDEEKLQAASPEAIPGVAKVVPVMPPYKLASREAHPQPTIVEVGSGKAVTKVGGGHLGMIAGPCAVESAERLDQIAGEVKKAGANILRGGAFKPRTSPYSFQGLGEEGLKILREVGDRHGMPIVTEVIDPRHVELIAEYTDMIQLGARNMQNFVLLTEVGKTHKPVLMKRGMAATVKDLLMSAEYVIANGTTDVVLCERGVKGFDNSCRNMLDVAAVPQVQQMSHLPIIVDPSHATGRPELIPSCALAGLAAGADGIHIEVHNCPEEAMSDGPQALLPEQYAELMGQLKKVAEAIGKKF; encoded by the coding sequence ATGCTCATCATCCTGAAAGAGTCCGCCACCGACGCCCAGATCGACCACGTGGTCGAGCGGGTCGAGGGGCTCGGCTTGGCGACCCACCTCAGCCGCGGCACCTACCGCACGGTGATTGGCGTCATCGGCGACGAGGAGAAGCTTCAAGCCGCCTCGCCCGAGGCGATCCCTGGCGTCGCCAAGGTGGTGCCGGTGATGCCCCCGTACAAGCTGGCCAGCCGCGAGGCTCATCCGCAGCCCACGATCGTCGAGGTCGGCTCGGGCAAGGCGGTCACCAAGGTCGGCGGCGGCCACCTCGGCATGATCGCGGGGCCGTGCGCCGTCGAGTCGGCGGAGCGGCTGGACCAGATCGCCGGTGAGGTGAAGAAGGCCGGCGCCAATATCCTGCGGGGCGGGGCGTTCAAGCCGCGCACCAGCCCGTACTCGTTCCAAGGGTTGGGCGAGGAGGGGCTGAAGATCCTGCGGGAGGTCGGCGACCGCCACGGCATGCCGATCGTCACCGAGGTGATCGACCCGCGGCACGTGGAGCTGATCGCCGAGTACACGGACATGATCCAGCTCGGCGCCCGCAACATGCAGAACTTCGTGCTGCTGACCGAGGTCGGCAAGACGCACAAGCCGGTGCTCATGAAGCGGGGCATGGCCGCCACGGTCAAGGATCTGCTGATGAGCGCCGAGTACGTCATCGCCAACGGCACCACCGACGTGGTGCTGTGCGAGCGGGGCGTGAAGGGCTTCGACAACAGCTGCCGCAACATGCTGGACGTCGCGGCCGTGCCGCAGGTGCAGCAGATGAGCCACCTGCCGATCATCGTCGACCCGAGCCACGCCACCGGCCGGCCCGAGTTGATCCCCAGCTGCGCGCTGGCCGGCCTGGCCGCCGGCGCCGACGGCATCCATATCGAGGTGCACAACTGCCCCGAGGAGGCCATGTCCGACGGGCCGCAGGCGTTGCTACCCGAGCAGTACGCCGAGCTGATGGGCCAGCTCAAGAAGGTCGCCGAGGCGATCGGCAAGAAGTTCTGA
- a CDS encoding YicC/YloC family endoribonuclease, which translates to MPNTASALSSMTGFGEARGESDRLAVAVEVRTINSRHYKLSLRASEGYGALEPEIDAAIRSRFRRGTVQMNLRVSRLNQADDYQINADVLQGYHQQLVEIGVEGAAVPLDSLLQLPGVVIEQGAASVDPRAVWPAIEPVVLEAVDAVCDMRLREGLALADDLAANCRIIEEQLGGIEQRAPNVTTSYRERLTERVNKAMSELNVTVEPSDLLREVALFADRSDISEEVVRLRSHIKQFNAALADPGISGKKLEFIAQEMGRETNTIGSKANDTEISKHVVEIKTALERIREQVQNVE; encoded by the coding sequence GTGCCCAACACCGCCAGCGCGCTCTCTAGCATGACCGGCTTCGGCGAGGCCCGCGGCGAGTCGGACCGGCTCGCCGTGGCGGTCGAGGTGCGGACCATTAACAGCCGGCACTACAAGCTCAGCCTCCGCGCCAGCGAGGGCTACGGCGCGCTGGAGCCGGAGATCGACGCCGCCATCCGGTCGCGTTTCCGGCGGGGCACCGTGCAGATGAACCTGCGCGTGTCGCGGCTCAACCAGGCGGACGACTACCAGATCAACGCGGACGTGCTGCAGGGCTACCACCAGCAGCTGGTGGAGATCGGCGTAGAAGGCGCCGCGGTCCCGCTCGACTCGCTGCTGCAGCTGCCCGGCGTAGTTATTGAGCAGGGCGCCGCTTCGGTCGACCCCCGCGCCGTGTGGCCGGCGATCGAGCCGGTGGTGCTGGAGGCCGTGGATGCGGTCTGCGACATGCGGCTGCGGGAGGGCCTGGCCCTCGCCGACGACCTGGCCGCCAACTGCCGGATCATCGAGGAGCAGCTGGGCGGCATTGAGCAGCGTGCGCCGAACGTCACCACGAGCTACCGCGAACGCCTGACCGAGCGGGTCAACAAGGCGATGTCCGAGCTGAACGTGACGGTGGAGCCGAGCGACCTGCTCCGCGAGGTCGCCCTGTTCGCCGACCGCAGCGACATCTCCGAAGAGGTGGTGCGGCTGCGGAGCCACATCAAGCAGTTCAACGCGGCCCTGGCCGATCCGGGCATCAGCGGCAAGAAGCTGGAGTTCATCGCCCAGGAGATGGGCCGCGAGACCAACACCATCGGCTCCAAGGCCAACGACACCGAGATCTCCAAGCACGTTGTGGAGATCAAGACCGCCCTGGAGCGGATCCGCGAGCAGGTGCAGAACGTCGAGTAA
- the argC gene encoding N-acetyl-gamma-glutamyl-phosphate reductase codes for MARVAIIGASGYTGLELLGLFARHPGMEVTALATRQTDAPHVADVHPSLRGVFDLRLEALSPAELADRADYAFACLPHAASAAMITELLDAGLKVVDLSADYRLTDRTVYEQWYKVTHPDPDRLGHVAYGLPELYRSRVRESDLVANPGCYPTSAILALAPLLKAGLISGEGIVIDSKSGVSGAGRDPKPAFHFPECNESFTAYGVGVHRHMPEIDQVLTDAAGSGVEVLFTPHLVPMDRGILSTCYATPADGVDQDGLMSALADFYRDEPFVQVVEGLPATKHVAGTNNCHVTARLARGRAVVIAVIDNLIKGAAGAAVQNFNLMSGQEETLGLT; via the coding sequence ATGGCGAGAGTCGCGATCATTGGCGCATCGGGTTACACCGGCTTAGAGCTGCTGGGGCTCTTCGCGCGGCACCCCGGGATGGAGGTCACGGCGCTGGCCACCCGTCAGACCGACGCGCCGCACGTGGCCGACGTGCACCCTTCGCTGCGTGGCGTGTTCGACCTGCGGCTCGAGGCACTCTCGCCGGCCGAGCTCGCCGACCGGGCCGACTACGCGTTCGCGTGCCTGCCGCACGCCGCCAGCGCAGCGATGATCACCGAGCTGCTCGATGCGGGGCTGAAGGTGGTCGACCTCAGCGCCGACTACCGGCTGACCGACCGTACGGTGTACGAGCAATGGTACAAGGTCACCCACCCGGACCCCGATCGGTTGGGGCACGTGGCTTACGGGCTGCCGGAGCTGTATCGGTCTCGCGTCCGCGAGTCGGATCTGGTCGCCAACCCCGGCTGCTACCCGACGTCGGCGATCCTCGCGCTGGCGCCGCTGCTCAAGGCGGGGCTGATCTCGGGCGAGGGGATCGTGATCGACAGTAAGTCGGGCGTCAGCGGCGCCGGGCGAGACCCCAAGCCGGCCTTCCACTTCCCCGAGTGCAACGAGAGCTTCACCGCATACGGTGTTGGCGTCCACCGGCACATGCCGGAGATCGACCAGGTGCTGACCGACGCGGCCGGGTCAGGCGTCGAGGTGCTGTTCACACCGCACCTCGTGCCGATGGACCGCGGCATCCTGAGCACCTGCTACGCGACCCCTGCCGACGGGGTCGACCAGGACGGGCTGATGAGCGCGCTGGCCGATTTCTACCGGGACGAGCCGTTCGTGCAGGTCGTTGAAGGGCTGCCCGCCACCAAGCACGTGGCGGGCACGAACAACTGCCACGTTACCGCGCGGTTGGCGCGGGGCAGGGCGGTGGTGATTGCTGTGATCGACAATCTGATCAAGGGCGCGGCGGGGGCGGCCGTGCAAAACTTTAATCTCATGAGCGGGCAAGAAGAGACGCTTGGTCTCACCTAG
- a CDS encoding potassium channel family protein — MSILLRIRRGLSALGVLLLVSVVSYRMLTGKSWLDSVYFFVITASTVGYSEESSATAPVQLLTIAIIATSSVVVAYTIGLIIQSMVEGQINLALGVMRMTREIQQMSGHTVICGYGRIGQTLAEELSLRKSEFVVVERDQDAAREAADAGYLVVAADATDEETLVEAGVPRAKTLIVALHGDAENVFLTLTARNLSPDLRIIARGELPSTEKKLRQAGANEVVLPAVIGARRMAAMVTRPYAAEMMDHFSNHERIDAGLEELTLPEGNGLVGQTVREVAARQRHNLLVVGIRRADGLMVFNPDPDSPLESSDTLIVLGNVQDIRTFQATHGL, encoded by the coding sequence TTGTCCATCCTGCTCCGCATCCGCCGTGGTCTCTCCGCTCTGGGCGTGCTGCTGCTCGTGTCGGTGGTCAGCTACCGGATGCTGACCGGCAAGAGCTGGCTGGACTCGGTCTACTTCTTCGTAATCACGGCGTCCACAGTCGGCTACAGCGAGGAGTCTTCGGCGACCGCGCCGGTGCAGCTGCTCACCATCGCGATCATCGCGACCAGCAGCGTCGTGGTCGCGTACACCATCGGCCTGATCATCCAGTCGATGGTGGAGGGGCAGATCAATCTAGCTTTGGGAGTCATGCGCATGACACGCGAGATCCAGCAGATGTCGGGCCACACGGTCATCTGCGGCTACGGCCGCATCGGCCAAACGCTTGCCGAGGAGCTGTCGCTGCGGAAGTCGGAGTTCGTCGTCGTGGAACGCGATCAGGACGCGGCGCGCGAGGCGGCCGACGCCGGCTACCTGGTGGTCGCCGCCGACGCCACAGATGAAGAAACGCTCGTCGAAGCGGGCGTTCCGCGGGCCAAGACCCTGATCGTTGCCCTGCACGGCGACGCCGAGAACGTGTTCCTCACACTGACCGCCCGCAACCTGTCGCCGGACCTGCGGATCATCGCCCGCGGCGAGCTGCCCTCTACCGAGAAGAAGCTGCGGCAGGCGGGCGCCAACGAGGTGGTGCTGCCGGCGGTGATCGGCGCCCGCCGCATGGCCGCTATGGTCACGCGGCCCTACGCCGCGGAGATGATGGACCACTTCAGCAACCACGAACGGATCGACGCCGGCCTGGAAGAGCTGACCCTGCCGGAGGGCAACGGGCTGGTTGGCCAGACGGTCCGCGAAGTAGCCGCCCGCCAGCGGCACAACCTGCTGGTGGTGGGGATCCGCAGAGCGGATGGGCTAATGGTGTTCAATCCAGACCCCGACAGCCCGCTCGAGAGCAGCGACACCCTGATCGTGCTCGGCAACGTCCAGGATATCCGCACGTTTCAGGCTACTCACGGGCTGTGA
- the pheA gene encoding prephenate dehydratase — translation MAKKKSPATARPAGPKRQITQLDRELLKLLSQRRRLAEELAQQAASTASAQLAAEDEAIEKLAGNASSGLPDAYVRAVLREVMAGCRVGQRAVRIAYLGPEHTFSHLAAVHRFGAAADLTPVSSIAAVFEEVDRGTSDFGVVPLENSTDGRVTDTLDCFAKTRVTVCGELPLRIHHCLLGSGPRAKLTTVCSKPQALSQCRKWLAQHLPGAELRPVASTADAARMAKDDPTVGAIASGSAAAPLGLKLLAENIEDQPDNVTRFAVIGGETPEKTGRDKTALWFEAPHEPGSLADAMAIFKRQKLNLTWIESFPIPGSRGRYLFFLEFVGHQAEARVRRALESLGKKATQLEVLGSYPQADPID, via the coding sequence ATGGCCAAGAAGAAGTCACCAGCCACCGCCCGACCCGCCGGGCCGAAGCGGCAGATCACCCAGCTCGACCGTGAGCTGCTCAAGCTGCTAAGCCAGCGTCGGCGGCTGGCCGAGGAGCTTGCTCAACAGGCTGCATCCACTGCTTCTGCGCAACTAGCCGCCGAGGACGAGGCCATCGAAAAGCTCGCTGGGAACGCCAGCAGCGGCCTGCCAGACGCATACGTGCGGGCCGTCCTCCGCGAAGTGATGGCAGGCTGCCGGGTCGGTCAGCGGGCCGTGCGGATCGCCTACCTGGGGCCGGAGCACACGTTCAGCCACCTGGCAGCGGTCCACCGGTTCGGGGCGGCGGCGGACCTGACGCCGGTCAGCTCGATTGCGGCAGTGTTCGAGGAGGTGGACCGCGGGACCAGCGATTTCGGCGTGGTTCCGCTGGAGAATTCCACTGATGGCCGGGTCACCGACACGCTGGACTGCTTCGCCAAGACACGGGTCACGGTCTGTGGCGAGTTGCCGCTGAGGATCCACCACTGCCTGCTGGGCAGCGGCCCGCGGGCCAAGCTGACGACCGTTTGCAGCAAGCCCCAGGCCCTGTCGCAGTGCCGTAAGTGGCTGGCGCAGCACCTGCCGGGCGCCGAGCTCCGCCCGGTGGCCAGCACCGCCGACGCGGCCCGGATGGCGAAGGACGACCCAACGGTGGGGGCGATCGCCAGCGGCTCTGCCGCCGCGCCGCTCGGCCTGAAGCTGCTGGCAGAGAATATTGAGGACCAGCCCGACAACGTGACGCGGTTCGCCGTGATCGGCGGCGAAACCCCGGAAAAAACCGGTCGGGACAAGACTGCGCTGTGGTTCGAGGCGCCCCACGAGCCGGGCTCGCTGGCCGACGCCATGGCGATCTTCAAGCGTCAGAAGCTGAATCTGACCTGGATCGAGTCGTTCCCGATCCCCGGCAGCCGAGGCCGGTACCTGTTCTTCCTTGAATTCGTCGGCCACCAGGCCGAGGCCCGCGTCCGCCGGGCGCTGGAGTCGCTCGGCAAGAAGGCGACCCAATTAGAGGTGCTCGGCTCCTATCCACAAGCCGATCCTATCGATTAA
- the tpiA gene encoding triose-phosphate isomerase, whose protein sequence is MRRYLIAGNWKMNTDRSTGVALATAIAEQAADLKDVDLLVCPPSIYLAPVAQALAGKAVALGAQNMYFEDNGAFTGEVSSAMLTDVGAEYVILGHSERRHILGETDQDVNKKTLKALAAGIAPIVCVGEKLEEREAGETAAVNRRQFEAAFEGVTAEQATSVVIAYEPVWAIGTGKVATPEQAEEVHADLRQLLTDRYNAEIAGQVRILYGGSMKPGNAAELMAQPNVDGGLIGGAALKAEDFIGIAKAAG, encoded by the coding sequence ATGCGACGCTACCTAATCGCCGGTAACTGGAAGATGAACACCGACCGCTCGACCGGCGTGGCCCTAGCCACGGCGATCGCCGAGCAGGCGGCCGACCTGAAGGACGTGGACTTATTGGTCTGCCCGCCGAGCATCTACTTGGCGCCGGTCGCACAGGCGTTGGCCGGCAAGGCGGTCGCCCTGGGCGCGCAGAACATGTACTTCGAGGACAACGGGGCGTTCACCGGCGAGGTGAGCTCCGCCATGCTGACCGACGTCGGCGCCGAGTACGTGATCCTGGGCCACAGCGAGCGGCGGCACATCCTTGGCGAGACCGACCAGGACGTGAACAAGAAGACCCTCAAGGCCCTGGCAGCCGGCATCGCCCCGATCGTCTGCGTCGGCGAGAAGCTGGAGGAACGCGAGGCGGGCGAGACCGCCGCGGTCAACCGCCGCCAGTTTGAGGCCGCTTTCGAGGGCGTCACCGCCGAGCAGGCCACGAGCGTGGTGATCGCCTACGAGCCGGTCTGGGCAATCGGCACCGGCAAAGTCGCCACGCCGGAGCAGGCCGAGGAGGTGCATGCCGATCTTCGCCAGTTGCTCACCGATCGCTACAATGCCGAGATTGCCGGCCAGGTGCGGATCCTGTACGGCGGCTCGATGAAGCCGGGCAACGCCGCCGAGCTGATGGCGCAGCCCAACGTCGACGGCGGGCTGATCGGCGGCGCCGCGCTGAAGGCCGAGGACTTCATCGGCATCGCCAAGGCGGCCGGCTGA
- a CDS encoding phosphopantothenoylcysteine decarboxylase domain-containing protein: MARILITSGPTRQYLDPVRYLTNASSGRMGAGLAAAALELGHEVMVVSGPVDVRYPDGCRVVPVVSTEEMLEAARHEFDQADGLIGAAAPCDYRPKLVAEQKIAKTGEPLELRLVETEDVVATLAADKGRRWVVGFALETEDHRLRALAKLERKHCDLMVSNGAEAMHAHTNDVEVLTPDGQTLGQFAGPKADVARGILGVIQDRLIDA, translated from the coding sequence ATGGCCCGCATCCTCATCACCTCCGGCCCCACGCGTCAGTACCTCGACCCCGTGCGGTACCTGACCAATGCCAGCAGCGGGCGGATGGGCGCCGGCCTGGCGGCTGCGGCGCTCGAACTGGGGCACGAGGTCATGGTGGTCAGCGGCCCGGTCGACGTCCGTTACCCAGACGGCTGCCGGGTCGTCCCGGTGGTGTCGACCGAGGAGATGCTTGAGGCCGCCAGGCATGAGTTTGACCAGGCCGACGGCCTGATCGGCGCCGCTGCGCCGTGCGACTACCGCCCGAAGCTGGTCGCGGAGCAGAAGATCGCCAAGACGGGCGAACCTCTCGAGCTGCGGCTTGTCGAGACGGAGGACGTTGTCGCGACGCTGGCCGCCGACAAGGGACGCCGGTGGGTGGTCGGGTTCGCGCTCGAGACCGAAGACCACCGGCTGCGAGCGTTGGCCAAGCTGGAACGCAAACACTGCGACCTGATGGTCTCGAACGGCGCCGAGGCGATGCACGCCCACACCAACGACGTCGAGGTGCTGACGCCCGACGGTCAGACCCTCGGCCAGTTTGCCGGGCCGAAAGCGGACGTCGCACGCGGGATTCTGGGGGTCATCCAGGACCGGCTGATCGACGCCTAA
- the argJ gene encoding bifunctional glutamate N-acetyltransferase/amino-acid acetyltransferase ArgJ, producing the protein MEHQFPKGFTGSGLHCGIKSNAQAEDLALIVSDRPAVGVGVYTRNLVFAAPVQLDRERTPSESVRGVVINSGNANACTGEQGLRDARQMADWFGDACGFSGDDALVLSTGIIGEHLPMPKIQQGIADAAGRLGGGGDALTLAARGMMTTDTVPKIRARSFELDGAPVNVVGLAKGAAMIGPSMATMLGVVMTDAAISAADAQAALSEAVDESFNCISVDGHTSTNDTVLLLANGAAGGPVVEGKSLSILRATILEVCEDLAQAIPADGEGATHLVTVEVHGCKSRKDAVQIAKTIADSPLVKTAIAGADPNWGRIVSAAGYAGVPFQPESVTLLINGLLVYEHGVPVKFDAEEVSASIRDNRDTGLVLILSEGAESARFWTTDLTAEYVRLNADYHT; encoded by the coding sequence ATGGAACACCAGTTTCCCAAAGGCTTCACAGGCTCCGGCCTGCACTGCGGCATAAAGAGCAACGCGCAGGCGGAAGACCTGGCGTTGATCGTCTCGGACCGACCGGCCGTTGGCGTCGGGGTCTACACCCGCAACCTCGTGTTCGCGGCGCCGGTCCAGCTCGACCGCGAGCGGACCCCCAGCGAGTCCGTCCGCGGGGTGGTCATCAACTCGGGAAACGCCAACGCGTGCACCGGCGAGCAGGGCCTGCGTGACGCGCGGCAGATGGCCGACTGGTTCGGCGACGCCTGCGGGTTCTCGGGCGATGACGCCCTCGTTCTTTCTACCGGCATCATCGGCGAGCACCTGCCGATGCCGAAGATCCAGCAGGGCATCGCGGACGCGGCCGGCCGGTTGGGCGGCGGCGGAGACGCGCTAACGCTCGCCGCCCGGGGCATGATGACCACCGACACCGTGCCTAAGATCCGGGCCCGCTCGTTCGAGCTGGACGGGGCGCCGGTCAACGTGGTCGGCCTGGCCAAGGGCGCGGCGATGATCGGGCCCAGCATGGCGACCATGCTGGGCGTCGTGATGACGGACGCGGCCATCAGCGCCGCGGACGCGCAGGCGGCGCTCTCCGAGGCCGTGGACGAGTCGTTCAACTGCATCAGCGTCGACGGCCACACCAGCACCAACGACACCGTGCTGCTGCTGGCCAACGGCGCGGCGGGCGGCCCGGTCGTGGAAGGCAAGTCGCTCTCCATCCTGCGGGCGACAATCCTCGAGGTCTGCGAGGACCTGGCGCAGGCGATTCCCGCCGACGGCGAGGGCGCCACCCACCTGGTCACGGTCGAGGTCCACGGCTGCAAGTCCCGCAAGGACGCCGTGCAGATCGCCAAGACGATCGCCGACAGCCCGCTGGTCAAGACCGCCATCGCCGGCGCCGACCCCAACTGGGGCCGCATCGTTTCTGCGGCGGGCTACGCGGGTGTGCCATTCCAGCCGGAGAGCGTCACGCTGCTGATCAACGGCCTGCTTGTTTACGAGCACGGGGTGCCGGTCAAGTTCGACGCGGAGGAGGTGAGCGCCTCGATCCGCGACAACCGCGACACGGGGCTGGTGCTGATCCTATCAGAGGGCGCCGAGTCGGCGCGTTTCTGGACCACCGACCTGACCGCCGAGTACGTCCGGCTGAACGCCGACTACCACACCTAG